One segment of Ricinus communis isolate WT05 ecotype wild-type chromosome 8, ASM1957865v1, whole genome shotgun sequence DNA contains the following:
- the LOC8284363 gene encoding cytochrome P450 84A1, translating into MFYTSMDSLLHLQSLQFSSMLLILLSLLVSIIFLLRSRRKLSYPPGPKGYPIFGNMNIVDQLTHRGLARLAKQYGGLFHLQMGGLHVVAVSTPEMAREVLQVQDGIFSNRPANVAITYLTYDRADMAFANYGPFWRQMRKICVMKLFSRRRAESWASVREEVDSMVWIVMEKTGSQVNIGELVFALTRNITYRAAFGSVSDEGQDEFMKILQEFSKLFGAFNVADFFPRMGWMHAQDFNKRLTRARQSLDGFIDKVIDEHMGKKNSSKITKDENEEETDMVDELMAFYSEEDVAKNGIYDSQSTIKLTRDNIKAIIMDVMFGGTETVASAIEWAMAELMNSPEELNKVQQQLIEVVGLNRKVQESDLENLTYLNCALKETLRLHPPIPLLLHESAEDSTVAGYKIPAKSRIMINAWAIGRDPSAWADPNKFKPSRFLEDGAPDFKGSNFEFIPFGSGRRSCPGMQLGLYGLELTVAHLLHCFKWELDEGVKASELDMNDVFGLTAPRAVRLVAVPTYRLNCSF; encoded by the exons ATGTTCTACACATCCATGGATTCTCTTCTGCACCTTCAGTCTCTTCAATTTTCATCTATGCTACTCattcttctctctttattgGTTTCCATTATTTTCTTGCTTCGCTCTCGCAGGAAACTCTCCTACCCTCCAGGCCCCAAAGGGTATCCTATTTTTGGCAATATGAACATCGTGGACCAACTGACTCACCGCGGCTTAGCTCGTTTGGCTAAGCAATACGGTGGGCTGTTCCACCTCCAGATGGGCGGGCTTCATGTCGTTGCTGTGTCCACACCGGAGATGGCTCGAGAAGTCCTTCAAGTCCAAGATGGCATCTTCTCCAACCGGCCAGCAAACGTTGCGATAACCTACTTGACCTATGATCGAGCCGATATGGCCTTTGCAAACTATGGTCCGTTTTGGCGTCAAATGCGTAAAATCTGTGTGATGAAGTTATTTAGTCGGAGAAGGGCTGAGTCTTGGGCGTCCGTACGAGAGGAAGTGGATTCCATGGTCTGGATAGTGATGGAGAAAACTGGTTCGCAGGTGAATATTGGTGAACTAGTTTTTGCATTAACTAGGAATATAACCTACAGGGCTGCTTTTGGATCAGTTTCAGATGAAGGGCAAGATGAATTCATGAAAATCTTGCAAGAATTTTCAAAGCTTTTTGGAGCTTTCAATGTTGCAGATTTTTTTCCTAGGATGGGCTGGATGCATGCACAAGATTTTAATAAGAGGCTAACCAGGGCACGACAATCGCTAGACGGGTTCATTGATAAGGTCATTGATGAACATATGGGGAAGAAGAACAGCAGTAAGATTACCAAAgatgaaaatgaagaagaaacagaCATGGTAGATGAACTGATGGCATTTTACAGCGAAGAAGATGTTGCCAAAAATGGTATCTACGACTCACAATCTACCATTAAGCTCACCAGAGATAACATCAAAGCTATCATTATG GATGTGATGTTTGGTGGAACTGAAACTGTAGCATCAGCAATAGAATGGGCAATGGCAGAGTTAATGAACAGTCCAGAAGAGCTTAACAAAGTGCAGCAACAGCTAATAGAAGTGGTTGGCCTTAACCGAAAAGTTCAAGAATCAGACCTTGAAAACCTGACCTACCTAAATTGCGCCCTGAAAGAAACTCTACGCCTCCACCCTCCCATTCCTCTCCTTCTCCATGAATCTGCTGAGGACAGCACTGTTGCAGGTTACAAAATCCCAGCAAAATCACGTATCATGATCAATGCATGGGCCATCGGGCGCGACCCGAGTGCATGGGCTGATCCGAATAAGTTTAAACCGAGCAGGTTCCTGGAAGATGGTGCACCGGATTTCAAGGGAAGTAATTTTGAGTTTATACCATTTGGGTCGGGTCGGAGGTCGTGTCCGGGTATGCAATTAGGGTTGTATGGATTGGAGTTGACGGTAGCTCATTTGCTTCATTGTTTTAAGTGGGAATTGGATGAAGGAGTGAAGGCCAGTGAGCTTGATATGAATGATGTGTTTGGACTTACTGCACCAAGAGCTGTTAGACTTGTTGCTGTACCTACTTATAGATTGAATTGCTCTTTTTGA
- the LOC8284362 gene encoding GATA transcription factor 5, whose product MEYCMAARALKSSLRSDMMKSSTTTTTQQFFFDDMFSNSNNTVVEDFSVDCFFDFSNGGEFKDSGSTAAFNNNVQEQQQQQQHMIDAVEEEEDDDDDEEEEEEKDSLSVSSQDRSGVDDDNNSNSSTFDESFLTSELAVPIEDLAELEWVSQFVDDSSPEFSLLYPLNSEDHHTRNRFQPEHPKPVALTKPSCLFPVKIPAKPRSKRTRPTGRTWSVESLLTDSSSSSSSYCSSSPISSSASTPCFVTVQTIDSLPSFCEPPAKKAKRKPAAQTGGATGLTQFQRRCSHCQVQKTPQWRTGPLGAKTLCNACGVRYKSGRLFPEYRPACSPTFSGDIHSNSHRKVLEIRKKKELSGPASGLSQMVPSF is encoded by the exons ATGGAGTACTGCATGGCAGCAAGAGCCCTGAAGTCGAGTTTACGAAGTGATATGATGAAATCATCAACCACGACGACCACCcaacaatttttctttgatgatatGTTCAGTAATTCGAATAACACTGTTGTTGAAGACTTCTCCGTTGATTGTTTCTTTGACTTCTCTAATGGTGGAGAATTCAAAGACAGCGGCAGCACTGCtgcttttaataataatgttcaagagcagcagcagcagcaacagcaCATGATAGATGCAGTAGAAGAGGAGGAAGATgacgatgatgatgaagaagaagaagaagagaaagattCTCTTTCTGTTTCCTCTCAAGACCGTAGTGGTGTAGATGATGATAATAACTCTAATTCTAGTACTTTTGATGAATCTTTTCTCACCAGCGAACTTGCAGTGCCT aTTGAGGATTTGGCTGAACTTGAATGGGTTTCTCAATTTGTTGATGATTCTTCACCAGAGTTCTCTCTTTTGTACCCTTTGAATTCAGAAGATCACCATACGAGGAACCGGTTTCAACCAGAACACCCCAAACCGGTTGCTTTAACCAAACCTTCATGTCTTTTTCCGGTCAAAATTCCAGCCAAGCCTAGATCAAAACGAACCAGGCCCACCGGCCGGACATGGTCCGTTGAGTCCCTGCTTACAGActcatcatcatcctcatcTTCTTATTGTTCTTCTTCTCCAATATCATCGTCCGCTTCAACGCCTTGCTTTGTTACGGTTCAAACAATTGACTCGTTACCCAGTTTTTGCGAACCGCCAGCGAAAAAAGCAAAGAGAAAACCAGCGGCTCAAACTGGCGGAGCCACAGGTTTGACCCAGTTCCAGAGGAGGTGCAGTCATTGCCAGGTTCAAAAAACTCCACAGTGGAGAACCGGTCCTCTCGGAGCTAAAACTCTTTGTAACGCTTGTGGGGTTCGTTATAAGTCCGGCCGGCTTTTTCCAGAGTATAGACCGGCTTGTAGCCCAACCTTTTCAGGCGATATTCACTCGAATAGTCATAGGAAAGTGTTAGAGAttaggaagaagaaggagTTATCTGGACCGGCATCTGGGTTGAGCCAGATGGTTCCTAGTTTTTGA
- the LOC8284366 gene encoding zinc finger protein GIS2: MSSDSRSQSRSRSRSRSHSPMDRKIRSDRFSYRGAPYRRESRRGFSQNNLCKNCKRPGHFARECPNVAICHNCGLPGHIASECTTKSLCWNCREPGHMASHCPNEGICHTCGKAGHRAKECTAQPLPPGDLRLCNNCYKQGHIAADCTNDKACNNCRKTGHLARECQNDPICNMCNVAGHVARHCPKANIFGDRRSSGYQDIVCRNCHQYGHMSRDCMGPLMICHNCGGRGHRAVECPSGRMMDRFPPRRYY, translated from the exons ATGAGTTCAGACAGCAGGAGCCAGAGCAGGAGCAGAAGCAGGAGCAGGAGCCATAGCCCAATGGACCGTAAGATCCGTTCTGATCGCTTTTCCTACCGTGGTGCACCTTACAGACGAGAGTCACGTCGGGGTTTCAG CCAAAACAATCTGTGCAAAAACTGCAAACGGCCTGGACATTTTGCCAGAGAGTGCCCAAATGTTGCAATATGTCATAATTGTGGCCTTCCCGG GCATATTGCTTCAGAGTGCACCACGAAATCATTGTGTTGGAACTGTCGAGAGCCTGGGCACATGGCCAGCCATTGTCCAAATGAGGGCATCTGCCACACCTGTGGCAAGGCTGGACATCGTGCCAAAGAGTGCACTGCTCAACCACTGCCGCCTGGGGACTTGAGGTTGTGCAACAACTGCTATAAGCAGGGTCACATTGCAGCAGATTGTACGAACGACAAGGCCTGTAACAACTGTAGGAAGACAGGTCACCTGGCACGTGAATGTCAAAATGATCCTATTTGCAACATGTGCAACGTGGCTGGGCATGTGGCTAGACATTGCCCAAAAGCCAATATATTTGGAGATCGTCGCAGCAGCGGTTACCAAGACATCGTGTGCAGGAACTGCCATCAGTATGGACACATGAGCAGGGATTGCATGGGCCCATTAATGATTTGTCACAACTGCGGAGGACGAGGACATCGAGCAGTTGAGTGTCCATCTGGAAGGATGATGGATCGCTTCCCTCCTCGGAGATACTACTGA
- the LOC8284365 gene encoding protein FMP32, mitochondrial encodes MALTKRAIQLGSNSSFYFTAFRLIHSSSSSSSSSSSIANRFDYRQISQLVNPNGKRAFLVDTLALVRSLEAQGVPSKQAEAITSAITEVLNDSLENVAQSFVSKTEMQKSEMVQESNLSKFKSEVQSSQEHHFSMLQRETEKLRSDIEKMRSELRYEIDKVTAGQRLDLNLERGRIRDELANQNAETTNLTNKLDREIHALRAQLEAAKYDVIKYCIGTLVSISAVGLAVLRILL; translated from the exons ATGGCTCTAACTAAGCGCGCGATTCAGTTAGGGTCTAATTCGTCGTTTTACTTCACTGCGTTTCGATTGATCCATTCATCTTCGAGTTCGAGTTCGAGTTCGAGTTCGATTGCTAATAGATTCGATTATAGACAGATATCGCAGCTCGTTAATCCTAACGGCAAACGGGCATTTCTTGTGGATACATTGGCTTTG GTGAGGAGCTTAGAAGCGCAAGGGGTGCCCTCGAAGCAAGCGGAGGCGATTACATCTGCGATTACTGAAGTGTTAAATGATAGCTTGGAGAATGTGGCACAGTCTTTTGTTTCCAAGACTGAGATGCAGAAg AGCGAAATGGTTCAAGAATCCAATCTTTCAAAGTTTAAGTCTGAAGTACAGAGTTCTCAG GAGCATCATTTTTCCATGTTGCAACGGGAGACTGAAAAACTGCGGAGTGACATAGAGAAAATGCGCAGTGAGCTGAG GTATGAAATTGACAAGGTCACAGCTGGGCAGCGTTTGGATTTAAATCTTGAAAGAGG ACGCATACGGGATGAGCTAGCTAATCAGAATGCAGAAACCACCAACCTCACGAACAAGCTTGACCGG GAAATTCATGCTTTAAGAGCCCAGTTGGAAGCGGCAAAATATGATGTCATTAAATACTGCATAGGTACCCTTGTCTCTATATCTGCAGTTGGGCTTGCTGTTCTCCGCATCTTGTTGTAG